Below is a window of Chitinispirillales bacterium DNA.
GAGTAATAGAGGAGGCAGTGCGCCCAATAAACCAAAACTCAAGAAATCAAATATTACTATGTGTCCATTGCCGTTTTTACAATTAATAATAAGGGCTGACTGCGGAATCAGTTTATGTTGCAATGACGCATTAGGAAAAATGACGCTGGGTAATATTAAAGAACAATCCATTGAAGAAATTTGGACAGATAAGAGACGAGAAGAAATTTTAACATTAATGAGATTTCATAGACGAAAAGATATAGAACTTTGTAAAGGATGTGATATCCATTGTTCGGGAAAACATTTGAATTATATCGTTGCACATCCGACAGGAATCTTAAAATCCTAGAATTCTACTTCCTTTTTTGAGCTGTACGACAACCGCCTTATAAGTCCTAATAAAATATTTTAGCCATTATTTAAAATTCTTCGCCTTTAATTCAAATAAAATTGTATTTTATCAGCGATTCTTTATTATAAATTAAAACGAGGAATTTTCATTGAAAAAA
It encodes the following:
- a CDS encoding SPASM domain-containing protein translates to MKCEIHLRYNNQILSNRGGSAPNKPKLKKSNITMCPLPFLQLIIRADCGISLCCNDALGKMTLGNIKEQSIEEIWTDKRREEILTLMRFHRRKDIELCKGCDIHCSGKHLNYIVAHPTGILKS